One Pieris rapae chromosome 7, ilPieRapa1.1, whole genome shotgun sequence genomic window carries:
- the LOC111001926 gene encoding protein lingerer isoform X7: protein MSLGARATKGGAKGKEGKQQEKGKPSDKQQPKEKAKPQATSEQLRLANIIDRKGEEADVRRMVTELMEMTCKSEEEVCSALHDTDNDMDAACNLLLEESPRIQSEWQTNEKKKKKPPAPAGNGEVEVVKEGREPRDSRDPRGRSGPRPRRGEGEGIRGRGSGRGRGVARGGRGGRGGRRGGGRGGRDRGENSWNNGDNGGNMGDSFPTTEDWDNEEWSGSLSDTKVFTPSSLAQNAADGNGAPAQVTINEDWEVSESNGPTEGHIPTYTYHNTQQHHSNIIEQQMVSVPGGVPATGGPVNVQQAPPVAAEPVDTYHHHQPMGMSGSLSAAQSQYLSQLTHQAQRHENSVYASNYGVYGSADMASQRKPQRARVPPPSKIPSSAVEMPGGGESGSGIFLDVQFGALEPDTLDTPQHTPQSQVGQQVAQVQQAPTAHTPPQPTPPTQPSVQSMNAPPVQQPHTPVQQRSKQYASQVTSQAEQPVATSHDTVSEASTTTYPNSNAMLNESLNAVDSTNISQPTSSEPAVSNATSIEKLSASLAAAVVADTSASNAAQSMHHHHQHYAHHNHRTKPATGAATVYPSGGVSHHPPLYGSALYAPQVNSSSGSLAGAVAGAGVAGVAAGVGASHAAPINPAPYPSSVTLTTYQPIMNSYQQTSSSAGVYGGSALYTAAPYTPYQPSQLPAKHKEQTQYDNSVASSNSLTNASTTQQTSTAKVVTTTASAAVNSGVSSTSGSSAGAGAGAGYAGGALYGGAYYDEQLCRGTLPHHMGGYYEVGYGGRDGSTFGLGAAERFPRTDAASPQQVPAALPPGYAYFYQPPPTTYQYGVYPTYGGGSNVGGVGGVGGVGGVGVSTGGKVSAYSQQQQPPYDAQDTYKPGGPYTGNANKTAAGASADLTNAMYGKAHVTLNKVNESGAGGRTAGGKTAGSKPTYSQSYWAPN, encoded by the exons ATGAGTTTGGGTGCGCGCGCCACCAAGGGTGGTGCAAAGGGCAAGGAGGGAAAGCAACAGGAAAAAGGGAAGCCATCAGATAAGCAACAGCCAAAAGAAAAGGCAAAGCCACAG GCAACCTCAGAACAACTCCGTCTTGCAAACATAATTGACCGTAAAGGCGAGGAAGCTGATGTTCGCAGAATG GTGACAGAGCTGATGGAGATGACATGCAAATCTGAAGAAGAGGTGTGTTCCGCTCTGCACGACACTGATAACGATATGGATGCCGCCTGTAACTTGCTGTTAGAAGAGAGTCCCAGGATACAG AGTGAATGGCAGACTAatgagaagaagaagaaaaagccACCAGCCCCAGCCGGCAACGGTGAAGTGGAAGTTGTGAAGGAAGGACGCGAACCCCGCGATTCCAGGGATCCAAGGGGCCGCTCCGGGCCTAGACCAC GTCGCGGTGAAGGCGAAGGCATTCGCGGACGGGGCTCTGGTCGCGGGCGGGGAGTGGCTCGGGGAGGCCGAGGGGGAAGAGGGGGCAGACGCGGAGGAGGAAGGGGTGGAAGAGACAGGGGGGAGAATTCCTGGAACAACGGTGATAATG GTGGCAACATGGGTGATTCGTTCCCGACAACAGAAGACTGGGACAACGAAGAATGGTCTGGCTCTCTATCAGATACAAAG GTGTTCACTCCGAGTTCCTTGGCACAGAATGCAGCTGACGGCAACGGCGCGCCTGCGCAGGTCACAATTAAT GAGGATTGGGAGGTCTCAGAATCAAATGGTCCCACAGAGGGCCATATACCCACATACACGTATCATAACACCCAGCAACATCACTCCAATATAATTGAG CAACAAATGGTGTCCGTCCCGGGTGGTGTGCCAGCGACGGGTGGGCCCGTGAACGTTCAACAAGCGCCACCTGTTGCCGCAGAACCGGTCGATACTTACCACCATCAtcag ccaATGGGAATGTCTGGCAGTTTGAGCGCGGCGCAGTCGCAGTACTTATCGCAACTCACTCATCAGGCTCAGAGGCATGAAAACA GTGTGTACGCAAGCAACTACGGTGTGTATGGATCGGCTGATATGGCCAGTCAGAGGAAACCGCAGAGAGCAAGGGTGCCTCCGCCTTCTaag ATACCATCATCAGCGGTAGAAATGCCAGGAGGTGGCGAAAGTGGTAGCGGTATATTCCTCGATGTACAATTTGGTGCTCTGGAACCTGACACCCTGGACACACCCCAACACACGCCTCAGTCGCAAGTGGGCCAGCAGGTCGCTCAGGTGCAACAGGCGCCCACGGCACACACACCGCCACAGCCCACGCCGCCCACACAACCCAGCGTACAGTCCATGAACGCACCGCCTGTGCAACAGCCCCATACGCCGGTGCAACAGAGATCCAAGCAG TACGCCTCGCAGGTGACGTCACAAGCGGAGCAGCCGGTCGCGACTAGTCATGACACGGTTTCTGAGGCGTCTACAACCACATATCCCAATTCTAATGCTATG tTAAATGAAAGTCTAAATGCTGTGGATTCTACAAACATAAGTCAGCCGACCTCTTCAGAACCTGCCGTATCCAATGCTACAT CCATAGAAAAGCTGTCAGCGTCTCTAGCAGCGGCGGTGGTAGCGGACACAAGTGCGAGTAACGCAGCGCAGTCCATGCATCACCACCATCAGCACTATGCGCATCACAACCACCGAACGAAG CCCGCGACGGGAGCTGCAACTGTATATCCAAGTGGCGGTGTATCGCATCATCCACCCCTATATGGTTCAGCTTTATATGCGCCACAG gTAAACTCAAGCTCAGGATCTCTAGCGGGAGCGGTAGCAGGCGCTGGCGTGGCGGGCGTTGCGGCGGGCGTGGGAGCGTCTCATGCGGCGCCTATCAACCCCGCCCCATACCCGTCTAGTGTCACCCTTACTACTTACCAACCAATAATGAACTCTTATCAG CAAACGTCCTCATCTGCGGGAGTGTATGGTGGAAGTGCTCTATACACTGCGGCGCCTTATACGCCTTACCAACCTTCGCAATTGCCGGCCAAACATAAGGAACAAACACAG TACGACAACTCAGTTGCGTCAAGTAACAGTTTAACGAACGCGTCAACGACGCAACAGACGTCCACTGCCAAAGTTGTGACAACTACGG caAGTGCAGCAGTGAACAGTGGCGTGTCGTCGACATCAGGCAGCAGTGCGGGGGCAGGTGCAGGCGCTGGCTACGCGGGCGGAGCCTTATACGGGGGTGCCTATTACGACGAACAACTATGCCGGGGCACGCTGCCACATCATATG GGTGGATACTACGAAGTCGGTTATGGCGGTCGGGATGGCAGTACTTTTGGTCTAGGCGCTGCCGAAAGATTCCCAAGAACTGATGCTGCCTCGCCACAACAG GTTCCAGCGGCGTTACCGCCAGGTTACGCATACTTCTATCAGCCTCCACCTACAACTTATCAGTACGGAGTCTACCCAACT TATGGTGGTGGATCAAATGTGGGTGGCGTAGGAGGAGTGGGCGGTGTGGGTGGCGTGGGCGTGTCCACGGGCGGCAAAGTGTCAGCTTACTCGCAACAGCAACAGCCGCCCTACGATGCGCAGGACACCTACAAACCAG GCGGTCCATACACAGGCAACGCCAACAAGACAGCGGCAGGTGCCAGCGCCGATTTAACTAACGCGATGTATGGCAAGGCGCATGTCACTCTGAACAAGGTCAAT GAGAGCGGCGCTGGAGGTCGCACAGCGGGCGGTAAAACAGCCGGAAGTAAGCCAACATACTCGCAATCCTACTGGGCGCCCAACTAG
- the LOC111001926 gene encoding protein lingerer isoform X3 produces the protein MSLGARATKGGAKGKEGKQQEKGKPSDKQQPKEKAKPQATSEQLRLANIIDRKGEEADVRRMVTELMEMTCKSEEEVCSALHDTDNDMDAACNLLLEESPRIQSEWQTNEKKKKKPPAPAGNGEVEVVKEGREPRDSRDPRGRSGPRPRRGEGEGIRGRGSGRGRGVARGGRGGRGGRRGGGRGGRDRGENSWNNGDNGGNMGDSFPTTEDWDNEEWSGSLSDTKNAADGNGAPAQVTINEDWEVSESNGPTEGHIPTYTYHNTQQHHSNIIEQQMVSVPGGVPATGGPVNVQQAPPVAAEPVDTYHHHQPMGMSGSLSAAQSQYLSQLTHQAQRHENSVYASNYGVYGSADMASQRKPQRARVPPPSKIPSSAVEMPGGGESGSGIFLDVQFGALEPDTLDTPQHTPQSQVGQQVAQVQQAPTAHTPPQPTPPTQPSVQSMNAPPVQQPHTPVQQRSKQYASQVTSQAEQPVATSHDTVSEASTTTYPNSNAMLNESLNAVDSTNISQPTSSEPAVSNATSIEKLSASLAAAVVADTSASNAAQSMHHHHQHYAHHNHRTKPATGAATVYPSGGVSHHPPLYGSALYAPQVNSSSGSLAGAVAGAGVAGVAAGVGASHAAPINPAPYPSSVTLTTYQPIMNSYQQTSSSAGVYGGSALYTAAPYTPYQPSQLPAKHKEQTQYDNSVASSNSLTNASTTQQTSTAKVVTTTASAAVNSGVSSTSGSSAGAGAGAGYAGGALYGGAYYDEQLCRGTLPHHMGGYYEVGYGGRDGSTFGLGAAERFPRTDAASPQQVPAALPPGYAYFYQPPPTTYQYGVYPTYGGGSNVGGVGGVGGVGGVGVSTGGKVSAYSQQQQPPYDAQDTYKPGGPYTGNANKTAAGASADLTNAMYGKAHVTLNKVNTYEKAGFHSGTPPPFGAASHLYIAPPHHHPHHHPQHQMDVRVNSSHTRRESGAGGRTAGGKTAGSKPTYSQSYWAPN, from the exons ATGAGTTTGGGTGCGCGCGCCACCAAGGGTGGTGCAAAGGGCAAGGAGGGAAAGCAACAGGAAAAAGGGAAGCCATCAGATAAGCAACAGCCAAAAGAAAAGGCAAAGCCACAG GCAACCTCAGAACAACTCCGTCTTGCAAACATAATTGACCGTAAAGGCGAGGAAGCTGATGTTCGCAGAATG GTGACAGAGCTGATGGAGATGACATGCAAATCTGAAGAAGAGGTGTGTTCCGCTCTGCACGACACTGATAACGATATGGATGCCGCCTGTAACTTGCTGTTAGAAGAGAGTCCCAGGATACAG AGTGAATGGCAGACTAatgagaagaagaagaaaaagccACCAGCCCCAGCCGGCAACGGTGAAGTGGAAGTTGTGAAGGAAGGACGCGAACCCCGCGATTCCAGGGATCCAAGGGGCCGCTCCGGGCCTAGACCAC GTCGCGGTGAAGGCGAAGGCATTCGCGGACGGGGCTCTGGTCGCGGGCGGGGAGTGGCTCGGGGAGGCCGAGGGGGAAGAGGGGGCAGACGCGGAGGAGGAAGGGGTGGAAGAGACAGGGGGGAGAATTCCTGGAACAACGGTGATAATG GTGGCAACATGGGTGATTCGTTCCCGACAACAGAAGACTGGGACAACGAAGAATGGTCTGGCTCTCTATCAGATACAAAG AATGCAGCTGACGGCAACGGCGCGCCTGCGCAGGTCACAATTAAT GAGGATTGGGAGGTCTCAGAATCAAATGGTCCCACAGAGGGCCATATACCCACATACACGTATCATAACACCCAGCAACATCACTCCAATATAATTGAG CAACAAATGGTGTCCGTCCCGGGTGGTGTGCCAGCGACGGGTGGGCCCGTGAACGTTCAACAAGCGCCACCTGTTGCCGCAGAACCGGTCGATACTTACCACCATCAtcag ccaATGGGAATGTCTGGCAGTTTGAGCGCGGCGCAGTCGCAGTACTTATCGCAACTCACTCATCAGGCTCAGAGGCATGAAAACA GTGTGTACGCAAGCAACTACGGTGTGTATGGATCGGCTGATATGGCCAGTCAGAGGAAACCGCAGAGAGCAAGGGTGCCTCCGCCTTCTaag ATACCATCATCAGCGGTAGAAATGCCAGGAGGTGGCGAAAGTGGTAGCGGTATATTCCTCGATGTACAATTTGGTGCTCTGGAACCTGACACCCTGGACACACCCCAACACACGCCTCAGTCGCAAGTGGGCCAGCAGGTCGCTCAGGTGCAACAGGCGCCCACGGCACACACACCGCCACAGCCCACGCCGCCCACACAACCCAGCGTACAGTCCATGAACGCACCGCCTGTGCAACAGCCCCATACGCCGGTGCAACAGAGATCCAAGCAG TACGCCTCGCAGGTGACGTCACAAGCGGAGCAGCCGGTCGCGACTAGTCATGACACGGTTTCTGAGGCGTCTACAACCACATATCCCAATTCTAATGCTATG tTAAATGAAAGTCTAAATGCTGTGGATTCTACAAACATAAGTCAGCCGACCTCTTCAGAACCTGCCGTATCCAATGCTACAT CCATAGAAAAGCTGTCAGCGTCTCTAGCAGCGGCGGTGGTAGCGGACACAAGTGCGAGTAACGCAGCGCAGTCCATGCATCACCACCATCAGCACTATGCGCATCACAACCACCGAACGAAG CCCGCGACGGGAGCTGCAACTGTATATCCAAGTGGCGGTGTATCGCATCATCCACCCCTATATGGTTCAGCTTTATATGCGCCACAG gTAAACTCAAGCTCAGGATCTCTAGCGGGAGCGGTAGCAGGCGCTGGCGTGGCGGGCGTTGCGGCGGGCGTGGGAGCGTCTCATGCGGCGCCTATCAACCCCGCCCCATACCCGTCTAGTGTCACCCTTACTACTTACCAACCAATAATGAACTCTTATCAG CAAACGTCCTCATCTGCGGGAGTGTATGGTGGAAGTGCTCTATACACTGCGGCGCCTTATACGCCTTACCAACCTTCGCAATTGCCGGCCAAACATAAGGAACAAACACAG TACGACAACTCAGTTGCGTCAAGTAACAGTTTAACGAACGCGTCAACGACGCAACAGACGTCCACTGCCAAAGTTGTGACAACTACGG caAGTGCAGCAGTGAACAGTGGCGTGTCGTCGACATCAGGCAGCAGTGCGGGGGCAGGTGCAGGCGCTGGCTACGCGGGCGGAGCCTTATACGGGGGTGCCTATTACGACGAACAACTATGCCGGGGCACGCTGCCACATCATATG GGTGGATACTACGAAGTCGGTTATGGCGGTCGGGATGGCAGTACTTTTGGTCTAGGCGCTGCCGAAAGATTCCCAAGAACTGATGCTGCCTCGCCACAACAG GTTCCAGCGGCGTTACCGCCAGGTTACGCATACTTCTATCAGCCTCCACCTACAACTTATCAGTACGGAGTCTACCCAACT TATGGTGGTGGATCAAATGTGGGTGGCGTAGGAGGAGTGGGCGGTGTGGGTGGCGTGGGCGTGTCCACGGGCGGCAAAGTGTCAGCTTACTCGCAACAGCAACAGCCGCCCTACGATGCGCAGGACACCTACAAACCAG GCGGTCCATACACAGGCAACGCCAACAAGACAGCGGCAGGTGCCAGCGCCGATTTAACTAACGCGATGTATGGCAAGGCGCATGTCACTCTGAACAAGGTCAAT ACATACGAGAAGGCTGGCTTCCACAGCGGTACGCCACCGCCATTTGGCGCCGCCTCGCATCTCTACATCGCGCCGCCGCACCACCACCCACACCACCATCCGCAACATCAG ATGGATGTACGGGTGAACAGTAGTCATACTAGGCGG GAGAGCGGCGCTGGAGGTCGCACAGCGGGCGGTAAAACAGCCGGAAGTAAGCCAACATACTCGCAATCCTACTGGGCGCCCAACTAG
- the LOC111001926 gene encoding protein lingerer isoform X5 → MSLGARATKGGAKGKEGKQQEKGKPSDKQQPKEKAKPQATSEQLRLANIIDRKGEEADVRRMVTELMEMTCKSEEEVCSALHDTDNDMDAACNLLLEESPRIQSEWQTNEKKKKKPPAPAGNGEVEVVKEGREPRDSRDPRGRSGPRPRRGEGEGIRGRGSGRGRGVARGGRGGRGGRRGGGRGGRDRGENSWNNGDNGGNMGDSFPTTEDWDNEEWSGSLSDTKVFTPSSLAQNAADGNGAPAQVTINEDWEVSESNGPTEGHIPTYTYHNTQQHHSNIIEQQMVSVPGGVPATGGPVNVQQAPPVAAEPVDTYHHHQPMGMSGSLSAAQSQYLSQLTHQAQRHENSVYASNYGVYGSADMASQRKPQRARVPPPSKIPSSAVEMPGGGESGSGIFLDVQFGALEPDTLDTPQHTPQSQVGQQVAQVQQAPTAHTPPQPTPPTQPSVQSMNAPPVQQPHTPVQQRSKQLNESLNAVDSTNISQPTSSEPAVSNATSIEKLSASLAAAVVADTSASNAAQSMHHHHQHYAHHNHRTKPATGAATVYPSGGVSHHPPLYGSALYAPQVNSSSGSLAGAVAGAGVAGVAAGVGASHAAPINPAPYPSSVTLTTYQPIMNSYQQTSSSAGVYGGSALYTAAPYTPYQPSQLPAKHKEQTQYDNSVASSNSLTNASTTQQTSTAKVVTTTASAAVNSGVSSTSGSSAGAGAGAGYAGGALYGGAYYDEQLCRGTLPHHMGGYYEVGYGGRDGSTFGLGAAERFPRTDAASPQQVPAALPPGYAYFYQPPPTTYQYGVYPTYGGGSNVGGVGGVGGVGGVGVSTGGKVSAYSQQQQPPYDAQDTYKPGGPYTGNANKTAAGASADLTNAMYGKAHVTLNKVNTYEKAGFHSGTPPPFGAASHLYIAPPHHHPHHHPQHQMDVRVNSSHTRRESGAGGRTAGGKTAGSKPTYSQSYWAPN, encoded by the exons ATGAGTTTGGGTGCGCGCGCCACCAAGGGTGGTGCAAAGGGCAAGGAGGGAAAGCAACAGGAAAAAGGGAAGCCATCAGATAAGCAACAGCCAAAAGAAAAGGCAAAGCCACAG GCAACCTCAGAACAACTCCGTCTTGCAAACATAATTGACCGTAAAGGCGAGGAAGCTGATGTTCGCAGAATG GTGACAGAGCTGATGGAGATGACATGCAAATCTGAAGAAGAGGTGTGTTCCGCTCTGCACGACACTGATAACGATATGGATGCCGCCTGTAACTTGCTGTTAGAAGAGAGTCCCAGGATACAG AGTGAATGGCAGACTAatgagaagaagaagaaaaagccACCAGCCCCAGCCGGCAACGGTGAAGTGGAAGTTGTGAAGGAAGGACGCGAACCCCGCGATTCCAGGGATCCAAGGGGCCGCTCCGGGCCTAGACCAC GTCGCGGTGAAGGCGAAGGCATTCGCGGACGGGGCTCTGGTCGCGGGCGGGGAGTGGCTCGGGGAGGCCGAGGGGGAAGAGGGGGCAGACGCGGAGGAGGAAGGGGTGGAAGAGACAGGGGGGAGAATTCCTGGAACAACGGTGATAATG GTGGCAACATGGGTGATTCGTTCCCGACAACAGAAGACTGGGACAACGAAGAATGGTCTGGCTCTCTATCAGATACAAAG GTGTTCACTCCGAGTTCCTTGGCACAGAATGCAGCTGACGGCAACGGCGCGCCTGCGCAGGTCACAATTAAT GAGGATTGGGAGGTCTCAGAATCAAATGGTCCCACAGAGGGCCATATACCCACATACACGTATCATAACACCCAGCAACATCACTCCAATATAATTGAG CAACAAATGGTGTCCGTCCCGGGTGGTGTGCCAGCGACGGGTGGGCCCGTGAACGTTCAACAAGCGCCACCTGTTGCCGCAGAACCGGTCGATACTTACCACCATCAtcag ccaATGGGAATGTCTGGCAGTTTGAGCGCGGCGCAGTCGCAGTACTTATCGCAACTCACTCATCAGGCTCAGAGGCATGAAAACA GTGTGTACGCAAGCAACTACGGTGTGTATGGATCGGCTGATATGGCCAGTCAGAGGAAACCGCAGAGAGCAAGGGTGCCTCCGCCTTCTaag ATACCATCATCAGCGGTAGAAATGCCAGGAGGTGGCGAAAGTGGTAGCGGTATATTCCTCGATGTACAATTTGGTGCTCTGGAACCTGACACCCTGGACACACCCCAACACACGCCTCAGTCGCAAGTGGGCCAGCAGGTCGCTCAGGTGCAACAGGCGCCCACGGCACACACACCGCCACAGCCCACGCCGCCCACACAACCCAGCGTACAGTCCATGAACGCACCGCCTGTGCAACAGCCCCATACGCCGGTGCAACAGAGATCCAAGCAG tTAAATGAAAGTCTAAATGCTGTGGATTCTACAAACATAAGTCAGCCGACCTCTTCAGAACCTGCCGTATCCAATGCTACAT CCATAGAAAAGCTGTCAGCGTCTCTAGCAGCGGCGGTGGTAGCGGACACAAGTGCGAGTAACGCAGCGCAGTCCATGCATCACCACCATCAGCACTATGCGCATCACAACCACCGAACGAAG CCCGCGACGGGAGCTGCAACTGTATATCCAAGTGGCGGTGTATCGCATCATCCACCCCTATATGGTTCAGCTTTATATGCGCCACAG gTAAACTCAAGCTCAGGATCTCTAGCGGGAGCGGTAGCAGGCGCTGGCGTGGCGGGCGTTGCGGCGGGCGTGGGAGCGTCTCATGCGGCGCCTATCAACCCCGCCCCATACCCGTCTAGTGTCACCCTTACTACTTACCAACCAATAATGAACTCTTATCAG CAAACGTCCTCATCTGCGGGAGTGTATGGTGGAAGTGCTCTATACACTGCGGCGCCTTATACGCCTTACCAACCTTCGCAATTGCCGGCCAAACATAAGGAACAAACACAG TACGACAACTCAGTTGCGTCAAGTAACAGTTTAACGAACGCGTCAACGACGCAACAGACGTCCACTGCCAAAGTTGTGACAACTACGG caAGTGCAGCAGTGAACAGTGGCGTGTCGTCGACATCAGGCAGCAGTGCGGGGGCAGGTGCAGGCGCTGGCTACGCGGGCGGAGCCTTATACGGGGGTGCCTATTACGACGAACAACTATGCCGGGGCACGCTGCCACATCATATG GGTGGATACTACGAAGTCGGTTATGGCGGTCGGGATGGCAGTACTTTTGGTCTAGGCGCTGCCGAAAGATTCCCAAGAACTGATGCTGCCTCGCCACAACAG GTTCCAGCGGCGTTACCGCCAGGTTACGCATACTTCTATCAGCCTCCACCTACAACTTATCAGTACGGAGTCTACCCAACT TATGGTGGTGGATCAAATGTGGGTGGCGTAGGAGGAGTGGGCGGTGTGGGTGGCGTGGGCGTGTCCACGGGCGGCAAAGTGTCAGCTTACTCGCAACAGCAACAGCCGCCCTACGATGCGCAGGACACCTACAAACCAG GCGGTCCATACACAGGCAACGCCAACAAGACAGCGGCAGGTGCCAGCGCCGATTTAACTAACGCGATGTATGGCAAGGCGCATGTCACTCTGAACAAGGTCAAT ACATACGAGAAGGCTGGCTTCCACAGCGGTACGCCACCGCCATTTGGCGCCGCCTCGCATCTCTACATCGCGCCGCCGCACCACCACCCACACCACCATCCGCAACATCAG ATGGATGTACGGGTGAACAGTAGTCATACTAGGCGG GAGAGCGGCGCTGGAGGTCGCACAGCGGGCGGTAAAACAGCCGGAAGTAAGCCAACATACTCGCAATCCTACTGGGCGCCCAACTAG